A single genomic interval of Theropithecus gelada isolate Dixy chromosome 16, Tgel_1.0, whole genome shotgun sequence harbors:
- the IFT20 gene encoding intraflagellar transport protein 20 homolog isoform X4 yields the protein MAKDILGEAGLHFDELNKLRVLDPEVTQQTIELKEECKDFVDKIGQFQKIVGGLIELVDQLAKEAENEKMKAIGARNLLKSIAKQREAQQQQLQALIAEKKMQLERNELKISLL from the exons ATGGCCAAGGACATCCTGGGTGAAGCAGGGCTGCACTTTGATGAACTGAACAAGCTGCGGGTGTTGGACCCAGAGGTTACCCAGCAGACCATAGAGCTGAAGGAAGAGTGCAAAGACTTTGTGGACA aaattggCCAGTTTCAGAAAATAGTTGGTGGTTTAATTGAGCTTGTTGATCAACTtgcaaaagaagcagaaaatgaaaagatgaag GCCATCGGTGCTCGGAACTTGCTCAAATCTATAGCAAAGCAGAGAGAAGCTCAACAGCAGCAACTTCAAGCACTaatagcagaaaagaaaatgcagctaGAAAG aaatgaactgaaaatttcacttttatag
- the IFT20 gene encoding intraflagellar transport protein 20 homolog isoform X3 → MAKDILGEAGLHFDELNKLRVLDPEVTQQTIELKEECKDFVDKIGQFQKIVGGLIELVDQLAKEAENEKMKAIGARNLLKSIAKQREAQQQQLQALIAEKKMQLERYRVEYEALCKVEAEQNEFIDQFIFQK, encoded by the exons ATGGCCAAGGACATCCTGGGTGAAGCAGGGCTGCACTTTGATGAACTGAACAAGCTGCGGGTGTTGGACCCAGAGGTTACCCAGCAGACCATAGAGCTGAAGGAAGAGTGCAAAGACTTTGTGGACA aaattggCCAGTTTCAGAAAATAGTTGGTGGTTTAATTGAGCTTGTTGATCAACTtgcaaaagaagcagaaaatgaaaagatgaag GCCATCGGTGCTCGGAACTTGCTCAAATCTATAGCAAAGCAGAGAGAAGCTCAACAGCAGCAACTTCAAGCACTaatagcagaaaagaaaatgcagctaGAAAG gtATCGGGTTGAATATGAAGCTTTGTGTAAAGTAGAAGCAGAACAAAATGAATTTATTGaccaatttatttttcagaaatga
- the IFT20 gene encoding intraflagellar transport protein 20 homolog isoform X1 has translation MTHLLLTATVTPSEQNSSRKSGWETAMAKDILGEAGLHFDELNKLRVLDPEVTQQTIELKEECKDFVDKIGQFQKIVGGLIELVDQLAKEAENEKMKAIGARNLLKSIAKQREAQQQQLQALIAEKKMQLERYRVEYEALCKVEAEQNEFIDQFIFQK, from the exons ATGACACACCTCCTCCTGACTGCCACTGTCACTCCTTCAGAGCAGAACTCCTCTAGGAAGTCTGGATGGGAAAcag CCATGGCCAAGGACATCCTGGGTGAAGCAGGGCTGCACTTTGATGAACTGAACAAGCTGCGGGTGTTGGACCCAGAGGTTACCCAGCAGACCATAGAGCTGAAGGAAGAGTGCAAAGACTTTGTGGACA aaattggCCAGTTTCAGAAAATAGTTGGTGGTTTAATTGAGCTTGTTGATCAACTtgcaaaagaagcagaaaatgaaaagatgaag GCCATCGGTGCTCGGAACTTGCTCAAATCTATAGCAAAGCAGAGAGAAGCTCAACAGCAGCAACTTCAAGCACTaatagcagaaaagaaaatgcagctaGAAAG gtATCGGGTTGAATATGAAGCTTTGTGTAAAGTAGAAGCAGAACAAAATGAATTTATTGaccaatttatttttcagaaatga
- the IFT20 gene encoding intraflagellar transport protein 20 homolog isoform X5, with protein sequence MAKDILGEAGLHFDELNKLRVLDPEVTQQTIELKEECKDFVDKIGQFQKIVGGLIELVDQLAKEAENEKMKVSG encoded by the exons ATGGCCAAGGACATCCTGGGTGAAGCAGGGCTGCACTTTGATGAACTGAACAAGCTGCGGGTGTTGGACCCAGAGGTTACCCAGCAGACCATAGAGCTGAAGGAAGAGTGCAAAGACTTTGTGGACA aaattggCCAGTTTCAGAAAATAGTTGGTGGTTTAATTGAGCTTGTTGATCAACTtgcaaaagaagcagaaaatgaaaagatgaag gtATCGGGTTGA
- the IFT20 gene encoding intraflagellar transport protein 20 homolog isoform X2 produces the protein MAKDILGEAGLHFDELNKLRVLDPEVTQQTIELKEECKDFVDKIGQFQKIVGGLIELVDQLAKEAENEKMKTESPRLECSGAISAHCNLHLSGSRDSPTSASQVAGTTGHRCSELAQIYSKAERSSTAATSSTNSRKENAARKVSG, from the exons ATGGCCAAGGACATCCTGGGTGAAGCAGGGCTGCACTTTGATGAACTGAACAAGCTGCGGGTGTTGGACCCAGAGGTTACCCAGCAGACCATAGAGCTGAAGGAAGAGTGCAAAGACTTTGTGGACA aaattggCCAGTTTCAGAAAATAGTTGGTGGTTTAATTGAGCTTGTTGATCAACTtgcaaaagaagcagaaaatgaaaagatgaag acagagtcacccaggctggagtgcagtggcgcaatctcggctcactgcaacctccacctctcaggttcaagagattctcccacctcagcctcccaagtagctgggactacag GCCATCGGTGCTCGGAACTTGCTCAAATCTATAGCAAAGCAGAGAGAAGCTCAACAGCAGCAACTTCAAGCACTaatagcagaaaagaaaatgcagctaGAAAG gtATCGGGTTGA